A stretch of DNA from Brevibacillus ruminantium:
GATGGTTTTAGAATCATTGCCGCAATCCTCGTGATCGCCAACCATACGTCGCCACTCCTGTCCTATGATGCGTTTGCTGATTTCACCCTCACACGAATTGTTTCCAGGGTGACGGTTCCGTTTTTCTTTATGTGCACGGGCTATTTTTTCTTGCAACAGATTGGCACGGATAAAGATAAGAATTTTGATAGGCTCTTGAAGTTCTTATATAAAGTGGGAAAGCTATACATGCTTTCAATCCTTTTGTACCTCCCGATAAATGTGTACGCCGGATATTTTACAAATCAATTTTCAGTTATGACCATGGTTAAAGACATCTTGTTTAACGGGACGCTGTATCATCTGTGGTATTTTCCCGGCGTCATGCTGGGAGTTTGTATCTGTTACTTTCTCCATACAAGGCTTTCTGCTATAGGAGCTTTCTTGATCGCGTTGCTCCTGTATGGGATCGGATTATTGGGTGACAGTTATTATGCTTTTGCACAGATGAATCCGTATATAGAAAGCTTCTATCAAGCTATGTTTTCCTTGTTCGATTTCACGAGGAACGGTATTTTCTTTGCCCCTGTGTTTATTATGCTGGGTGGCCTGATTGCGACATACGGCAAACATGATCAGACAAAGAGGATGTCGTACACAGTTGGATTTGTCTTTTTCTTCGCCATGATGGTGACGGAAGGCTTGCTTGTCCATGCATTTCATCTGTCCCGGCATGATAGTATGTATCTGTTGTCGATTCCGTGTATGTATTTTTTGTTTCAACTCTTGCTTAGTATGAGAATCAGAAGCAGGAGGTATCTGAGGAATCTGGGCATGTATGTCTATATCCTGCATCCGATGTGCATCGTGATCATCCGGGCAATGGGAAAAGCAACAGGACTTACATCGTTGGTCGTTGAAAACAGCCTGGTTCATTTCTTACTGGTAACGGTGCTGTCATTTGTTGTCTCCGTATTCGCGATAATACTTGTAAAAAAGATAAAAAAAGAGAGCAGCAGAGCGCCCGATTACTCAGAGCGAGCATGGGCCGAGATCAATGTCGCTCATTTGCAGCATAACGTGAGGGAAATCCGGCGTGTTCTGCCTAAGGGCTGTGACATCATGGCGGTAGTAAAAGCGCAGGCATACGGTCATGGCGGATGGCAAATAGCCAGGTACCTGCAGAAGCTGGGGATCGGACATTTTGCTGTTGCAACGCTGGAAGAGGGGATCGAGCTTCGAAAAAAAGGGGTAAGAGGAGAAATCCTCGTTTTGGGACATACCCATGAAAGTCATATTCGTCAGATTGCCCGCTATAGGCTGACGCAAACAGTGGTGGATGCAGAGCATGCCAAAAAGCTGAATGACTGCAAAGTAAAAATCCACGTTCATATCAAGATCGACACAGGAATGGGCAGACTGGGCGAGTCTTATCATAACATAGAAGAGATAGCTTCCCTGTATCGGTATCGGAACCTGTATGTCTGCGGTACATTTACGCATCTGAATGCGGCTGACAGCTTGGAAGAGCCCGATGTCATCTATACCAAAAATCAAATCTCGCGTTTTCAGAAAGTGATTGAGCAGCTGCGGGCAAAAGGAATCGATCCGCAAAAGCTGCATGTGCAAAGCAGCTATGGTGTGTTCAATTATAGTGAACTTAATTATGATTATGCGCGAATTGGCATCGCTCTCTATGGGATGTTAAGTAGTGAGGGCGACAAGGTAAAAACACACATGGAGCTGCGCCCTGTGCTATCACTTAAAGCACGAGTTGTACAGGTAAAGCAGGTGGAAAAAGGTGCTTCAGTCGGCTATGGACGTGCCTACACAGCGGATAGGGACGGCAAAATCGCCATCATCTCAATCGGGTATGCAGATGGAATGCCGCGCTTATTGTCACATGCCAGCGCAAGCTGTCTCATCAAGGGGAAAAGAGTACCGATTATCGGCTCAGTTTGCATGGACCAGCTTATCGTAGATATCTCGGATTTGGATGATGCAGTGCAGGGGGATATCGCGACATTGATCGGGGTGGATCAGGCTGAATGCATATCAGCTGAGGAATTGGCGAGCCAGTGCAGCACGATAACCAATGAATTGGTGAGCCGTTTGGGAGAGCGGGTAAAAAAGGTATACAGGTCCGATTCCATCGTCCTTTGACCTGTGAACAAGTCGTGTGAGGGTATTTGCTATAATGGTAAAAATGCCTGATTTATAATAGCGATGGAGGAAAAGATGAAAAGCATAACGATATTGATAGCGGACGATGAGGCGGAGATTGCTGAGCTGATTGCCTTACATGTAAAAAAAGAGGGCTACGACTATATCATTGCATCCGATGGAAAGGCAGCGTTCCAGGCTGTCCAGGCGCATTCGATTGACTTGGCGATCCTGGATATCATGATGCCCGAGTTGAACGGGTATGACGTGACCCGACTGATTCGCGAGCAGCATAATATGCCGATCATCTTTTTGAGTGCCAAAACCTCTGATCTGGATAAAATTTCTGGACTTGTCATGGGTGCAGATGATTATGTGACAAAGCCGTTCAACCCGATGGAATTGATCGCGCGTGTAAATGCACAACTACGACGTTACAAGCAGCTTAATCAATCGATAGCCGCAGACAAAAAGGTAATTGAGGCGGGGGGGCTGGTCATTTATCCCGATCAGCGCGCGGTTAGCCTGTACGGAGAAACGATTGAGCTTACGCCAAAGGAGTTTGATATATTGTACCTTTTGGCCAGCTACCCCAAAAAGGTGTTTAGTGCCGAAAACATTTTCCAGCAGGTGTGGGGCGAAGCGTACCTTGATAGCAGCAATACGGTCATGGTACATATTCGAACCTTGCGAAAAAAGCTTGGCGAAGAGAAAGCGAAGAACAAACTGATCAAAACGGTTTGGGGCGTGGGGTACTCCTTCAATGGCTAAAAGATCAAGTTTTCGGTCCAAAATGATCATGCTGTTTGGGCTTAGCATGCTTGTATCTGGTGTCATCACCTATTTACTCTATAAAGTGCTTCAGTATTACTATCGGACGCAGGTCCGGTTAGAAGACTCATTGGCACTGATTCGCCGCATGATCAGAGAAATTGGTGACGTCAACGTCTTTTTGCTTTTCTTCGTTCCGCTTTCAATTCTGTTTTTCTATCTCTTCACCAAACCGTATGACATCTATTTTCGGGAGATTTCCAC
This window harbors:
- the vanT gene encoding serine racemase VanT catalytic subunit produces the protein MGTGSEKKYGGLDGFRIIAAILVIANHTSPLLSYDAFADFTLTRIVSRVTVPFFFMCTGYFFLQQIGTDKDKNFDRLLKFLYKVGKLYMLSILLYLPINVYAGYFTNQFSVMTMVKDILFNGTLYHLWYFPGVMLGVCICYFLHTRLSAIGAFLIALLLYGIGLLGDSYYAFAQMNPYIESFYQAMFSLFDFTRNGIFFAPVFIMLGGLIATYGKHDQTKRMSYTVGFVFFFAMMVTEGLLVHAFHLSRHDSMYLLSIPCMYFLFQLLLSMRIRSRRYLRNLGMYVYILHPMCIVIIRAMGKATGLTSLVVENSLVHFLLVTVLSFVVSVFAIILVKKIKKESSRAPDYSERAWAEINVAHLQHNVREIRRVLPKGCDIMAVVKAQAYGHGGWQIARYLQKLGIGHFAVATLEEGIELRKKGVRGEILVLGHTHESHIRQIARYRLTQTVVDAEHAKKLNDCKVKIHVHIKIDTGMGRLGESYHNIEEIASLYRYRNLYVCGTFTHLNAADSLEEPDVIYTKNQISRFQKVIEQLRAKGIDPQKLHVQSSYGVFNYSELNYDYARIGIALYGMLSSEGDKVKTHMELRPVLSLKARVVQVKQVEKGASVGYGRAYTADRDGKIAIISIGYADGMPRLLSHASASCLIKGKRVPIIGSVCMDQLIVDISDLDDAVQGDIATLIGVDQAECISAEELASQCSTITNELVSRLGERVKKVYRSDSIVL
- a CDS encoding response regulator transcription factor, with translation MKSITILIADDEAEIAELIALHVKKEGYDYIIASDGKAAFQAVQAHSIDLAILDIMMPELNGYDVTRLIREQHNMPIIFLSAKTSDLDKISGLVMGADDYVTKPFNPMELIARVNAQLRRYKQLNQSIAADKKVIEAGGLVIYPDQRAVSLYGETIELTPKEFDILYLLASYPKKVFSAENIFQQVWGEAYLDSSNTVMVHIRTLRKKLGEEKAKNKLIKTVWGVGYSFNG